One region of Edaphobacter bradus genomic DNA includes:
- a CDS encoding DUF3500 domain-containing protein, which translates to MSMKRRSFLCSSAALAGAGVLGWVDSRADQIHPHRVHAASLMTDCANRFLAALNANQRGKATLPFDSGERMNWHFIPKERKGLPLIEMTPYQKHLASALLAAGLSQTGYIKAVTIMSLEDVLRIIESDSGEHRNPEKYYFSVFGTPSDSGMWGYRVEGHHLSQNYTVVNGKAIDGPSFFGANPAEVRQGSRKGLRTLAGEDDLGIELIRTLDEQQQKVAIVDPTAYADILTAASRKAAIQGQPSGLSASRMNANQFDALMALMEEYARNVPDELADGRVSQINKAGRNIYFAWSGGINRGDQHYYRVQTPSFLIELDDTQDNANHIHSVWRDFTGDFGEDLLQQHYQASHQKK; encoded by the coding sequence ATGTCGATGAAACGCCGATCGTTCCTCTGTTCGTCCGCCGCGCTCGCAGGAGCCGGTGTGCTTGGCTGGGTCGATAGCCGCGCTGATCAGATCCATCCGCACCGCGTCCATGCAGCATCGCTCATGACCGATTGCGCTAACCGCTTTCTCGCCGCGCTCAATGCCAATCAGCGCGGCAAAGCGACATTGCCGTTCGATTCCGGCGAGCGCATGAATTGGCACTTCATCCCGAAGGAGCGCAAGGGCCTGCCACTGATTGAGATGACACCCTATCAGAAGCACCTCGCCAGCGCGTTGCTGGCGGCCGGGCTGAGCCAGACTGGCTACATCAAGGCCGTGACGATCATGAGCCTGGAAGATGTGCTCAGGATCATAGAGAGCGACAGCGGCGAGCATCGCAACCCGGAAAAGTACTATTTCTCGGTGTTCGGCACTCCCTCCGACAGCGGCATGTGGGGCTACCGGGTCGAGGGCCACCACCTCAGCCAGAACTACACCGTAGTGAATGGTAAGGCTATCGATGGTCCGAGCTTCTTCGGCGCCAACCCTGCCGAAGTGCGGCAAGGGTCGCGGAAGGGCCTGCGCACCCTGGCCGGGGAGGATGATCTTGGCATCGAGCTGATCCGTACCCTCGATGAACAGCAGCAGAAAGTCGCGATCGTGGACCCAACCGCCTATGCGGACATTCTGACCGCGGCCAGCCGGAAGGCGGCGATTCAGGGCCAGCCGTCTGGCCTCTCCGCTTCCAGGATGAACGCCAACCAATTCGACGCGCTCATGGCCCTCATGGAAGAATACGCCCGCAACGTGCCCGATGAGCTTGCCGATGGCCGGGTATCGCAGATCAACAAGGCCGGCAGAAATATCTACTTCGCCTGGTCCGGGGGCATCAATCGAGGCGACCAGCACTATTACCGCGTTCAGACACCCTCTTTCCTCATTGAATTAGACGACACGCAGGACAACGCCAACCACATCCACTCCGTGTGGCGCGACTTCACCGGCGACTTTGGCGAAGACCTGCTCCAGCAGCACTACCAGGCCAGTCACCAGAAGAAGTAG
- a CDS encoding VIT1/CCC1 transporter family protein, giving the protein MTNSDNKKLLAALEANWQAEMEGHYTYTAFAKGEVDPQRRNALRGLAAAEKHHADLWAGRIQELGAPAPQYTRDRSGQADSLANRVGGTDLALRRLEIDEGRDIAKYGKQLKALGDPPSVAILEEVIADEREHYQTLGNLIRSRRPLPVMPPEQAQEALDDLLAARDKGHAQAAGWVGDAIYGINDGLGSIFGIVSGVSGATLGNSHFVLIAGLAGMVASALSMGSGAYLAAKSEREIFEAEFAREREAVEDNEAEAREVLSLSYQIRGLPEEDAERFVDQIAKDKEQLIKALARERLNTTEEGLSKPMVSAVSGAISTAIGALIPIIPFFFMAGIPAVIAAAIVSLIAHFAVGAAKSLMTIRSWWSSGLEMTFVGAVEGVVTYVIGIGLGKIGGGQ; this is encoded by the coding sequence ATGACAAACTCCGACAATAAGAAGCTGCTGGCTGCCCTGGAGGCTAACTGGCAAGCCGAGATGGAGGGTCACTATACCTACACGGCCTTCGCCAAAGGCGAAGTCGATCCGCAACGCAGGAACGCTTTGCGAGGTCTAGCCGCTGCGGAGAAGCATCATGCCGATCTGTGGGCTGGACGCATCCAGGAGCTGGGCGCCCCAGCACCCCAGTACACTCGCGACCGGTCGGGTCAGGCCGACTCGTTGGCAAATCGAGTGGGAGGGACTGATCTGGCCCTGCGCCGACTCGAGATCGACGAAGGCCGAGACATCGCCAAGTATGGAAAGCAGCTGAAAGCCCTGGGCGACCCACCCAGTGTTGCAATTCTGGAGGAGGTGATTGCCGACGAACGGGAACACTATCAGACGCTAGGCAACCTGATCCGTTCGCGCCGCCCTCTGCCTGTAATGCCTCCCGAGCAGGCGCAGGAGGCGCTCGATGATCTGCTGGCCGCCCGCGACAAGGGTCATGCGCAAGCGGCAGGCTGGGTTGGAGACGCAATCTACGGCATCAACGATGGCCTTGGGTCGATCTTCGGCATTGTCTCCGGCGTCTCGGGAGCGACACTGGGCAATAGCCACTTTGTTCTCATTGCAGGCTTGGCCGGTATGGTTGCCAGTGCGTTATCGATGGGGTCAGGAGCGTATCTCGCCGCAAAAAGCGAGCGAGAGATCTTCGAGGCCGAGTTTGCAAGGGAGCGCGAGGCCGTCGAGGACAACGAAGCCGAAGCGCGTGAAGTCCTTTCCCTCAGCTATCAAATCCGAGGCTTGCCGGAAGAAGACGCGGAACGCTTCGTCGATCAAATCGCAAAGGACAAGGAACAACTCATCAAGGCACTCGCCCGGGAGCGTCTCAACACGACGGAAGAAGGGTTGAGTAAACCGATGGTCTCCGCCGTCTCAGGAGCCATATCCACAGCCATTGGGGCCTTGATCCCGATCATTCCGTTCTTCTTTATGGCGGGTATACCAGCGGTGATTGCCGCCGCAATCGTCTCGCTGATCGCACATTTTGCAGTAGGAGCAGCAAAGTCCCTCATGACCATCCGCTCCTGGTGGAGCAGTGGTCTTGAGATGACTTTTGTCGGAGCGGTCGAAGGAGTCGTGACCTACGTCATTGGAATTGGATTGGGGAAGATTGGAGGAGGCCAGTAA